Proteins from a genomic interval of Crassostrea angulata isolate pt1a10 chromosome 7, ASM2561291v2, whole genome shotgun sequence:
- the LOC128191353 gene encoding acid-sensing ion channel 4-like yields the protein MSPYNRSKVAKDPRDVEYVLAISRLSSFVGPINWSDPYFQDNGYFRPRTNSDIKYESLNPFGVIREVLFDKVDVTGDVEEKVTRYGMCYTWNADGSVTTTSTGNSMNFVAFLNVNNDQNYQSIDCSKGLKAAVHDPGEHPAIEENGFLVPPGTLALATLSITTHSYLGKPFIAFGDEYCVDTASYGFVNSVHPSPYSMNACNQKCKADHTYQRCGCVPLGSIDTTFSSIPKPCYSPQPCQQTTYDVRVSYALFPSEETGSFMESRLGVSTEYIRENFKEVHIYFDKMKVHDVKQVPVYASEKDTLSNIGGQMGLLLGASLLSLLEIFEFLVNCVIYLIKKCWKRIACTTNVWKVKDAGIAFEN from the exons ATGAGTCCCTACAACAGGTCAAAAGTTGCTAAAGACCCCAGAGATGTTGAGTATGTCTTGGCAATTTCCCGTCTGAGTTCTTTTGTCGGACCAATCAATTGGTCAGACCCTTATTTCCAAGACAACGGCTATTTCAGACCAAGGACAAACAGCGATATCAAGTACGAGTCCTTGAACCCATTTGGGGTTATAAGGGAAGTTTTGTTTGACAAGGTAGATGTAACTGGTGATGTAGAAGAGAAAGTGACCCGATATGGAATGTGTTACACGTGGAATGCTGATGGATCAGTCACTACTACCTCTACTGGAAACTCCATGAACTTCGTTGCTTTTCTGAACGTGAACAACGACCAGAACTACCAAAGCATAGACTGCAGCAAAGGATTAAAA GCAGCTGTACATGATCCCGGTGAACATCCAGCCATAGAGGAAAATGGATTCCTCGTCCCACCAGGCACACTGGCACTGGCAACACTCTCCATAACAACT CATTCTTATCTTGGTAAACCGTTCATAGCCTTTGGTGATGAGTACTGCGTGGATACTGCGTCTTATGGTTTCGTTAACTCTGTACATCCAAGTCCATACAGTATGAACGCCTGTAACCAAAAGTGTAAAGCTGATCATACATATCAGCGCTGTGGATGTGTACCACTAGGTTCCatag acacaaCGTTTTCAAGTATTCCTAAACCTTGTTATTCTCCACAACCTTGTCAGCAGACAACTTATGACGTCAGAGTCTCTTATGCTCTATTCCCGTCAGAAGAAACTGGATCTTTTATGGAGAGTCGATTGGGTGTTTCCACAGAATATATCAG ggAAAACTTTAAAGAAGTACATAtctattttgataaaatgaaagtGCATGACGTAAAGCAAGTGCCCGTGTATGCATCTGAAAAAGACACATTGT CAAACATTGGCGGTCAGATGGGACTTCTTTTGGGAGCAAGTCTATTGTCTCTGTTGgagatttttgaatttttggtaAACTGTGTGATATATCTGATTAAGAAATGTTGGAAGAGAATTGCTTGTACGACCAATGTCTGGAAGGTAAAAGATGCTGGCATTGCATTTGAGAACTAA
- the LOC128191354 gene encoding uncharacterized protein F54H12.2-like encodes MAFLSDKITDIGLPAELALFTVPPNQVAVDKIYFSECRPVSSFDTEDAPIEISVPGQGNEYIDLRRSRLYVKCKIVKTDGTALASQEKTGIINLPLQTMWSQIDTYMNGKLVSLNTSYYAWKAYLKLLLSSGSDVSQSQLQSQLYYPDDDDMDNPDAYGGTNGGLNNRYAFTQNSQIFDLEGPLYEDIFRIDKYLVNGVDLHLKLFRNPAAFVLMSKEVSPSYKLQLLDVSFKACMIKVDSGILINHAEILKDKTAKYPLTRTEVKMSTCTQGSGSFIWQNVWSNTLPTKAAFCFISQKAVNGHYEKNPFNFQNLVEEIALYVNGESMPTRPMKIDVGTNQNYVTLFVNLFEAAEKWNNDAGLEITRSQFGKGYTIYTFSLAPGDLGEEYINLVRQGNVRLEVKFAANTTETLNCLAYAEFPALLEVDQSRDIKYTKV; translated from the coding sequence ATGGCTTTTTTAAGCGATAAAATTACAGACATTGGACTTCCAGCAGAATTGGCTCTATTTACCGTTCCACCCAATCAAGTAGCTGtggataaaatttattttagtgAATGCAGACCTGTAAGTTCCTTCGATACGGAGGACGCTCCGATCGAGATATCGGTGCCTGGGCAGGGTAACGAGTACATAGACTTAAGAAGAAGCCGCCTGTACGTAAAATGTAAGATTGTTAAAACCGACGGTACAGCCTTGGCATCACAGGAAAAAACGGGGATCATTAATCTGCCACTGCAAACTATGTGGTCTCAGATAGACACTTATATGAACGGAAAACTTGTGTCCCTCAATACTAGCTACTATGCTTGGAAAGCCTACCTAAAACTTCTCCTTTCGAGCGGTAGTGATGTCTCTCAATCCCAGTTACAGTCCCAGCTTTACTATCCAGACGACGACGACATGGACAATCCGGACGCATACGGAGGCACCAATGGGGGCCTTAACAACCGCTATGCATTTACTCAAAACAGCCAAATATTCGATTTAGAAGGTCCATTGTACGAAGATATATTTAGAATTGATAAATACTTGGTCAATGGGGTGGATTTACACTTGAAACTGTTTAGGAACCCCGCTGCATTTGTCTTGATGAGCAAAGAAGTCTCCCCTAGCTACAAGTTGCAGTTGCTAGACGTGTCCTTTAAAGCATGCATGATTAAGGTGGACAGTGGAATTTTGATCAACCATGCTGAAATCTTGAAAGACAAGACGGCTAAATACCCCCTGACTAGAACCGAAGTAAAAATGAGCACCTGTACTCAAGGTTCTGGATCGTTTATCTGGCAGAACGTTTGGTCTAACACCTTACCGACCAAAGCCGCATTCTGTTTCATATCTCAAAAAGCTGTCAATGGTCATTACGAGAAGAACCCATTCAACTTCCAGAACCTTGTGGAAGAGATTGCACTTTACGTGAACGGGGAAAGCATGCCTACCCGCCCAATGAAAATCGACGTAGGAACTAATCAAAATTACGTCACACTCTTTGTCAATTTATTTGAAGCGGCAGAAAAATGGAACAATGATGCAGGATTGGAAATAACAAGAAGTCAGTTTGGCAAAGGATATACCATATACACTTTTAGCCTGGCCCCTGGTGACCTAGGTGAAGAGTATATAAACCTGGTGAGACAAGGAAACGTTCGACTCGAAGTCAAATTTGCTGCCAATACAACGGAAACCTTGAACTGTCTGGCCTACGCAGAATTTCCGGCCCTCTTGGAAGTGGACCAATCACGGGACATCAAATACACTAAAGTATGA
- the LOC128191494 gene encoding acid-sensing ion channel 3-like, giving the protein MENKMDLKKVKENNTTFLELWNNFKGSCTMHGVGHMSFTLRFRCVIWLAAFGISTGYLLYFLHEESVAYNKRPFMTSASVKSVASIQFPAVTFCNMSPYNKSKVAPDPRDSTYHMAISPLSSIVGPVNWSDPYYQDNGYFRSRTNSDIKYKTLDKSRMILMVLFDNKDVIGDLEEKVTRYGMCYTWNADGSATTTSTGNAMNFVALLNMNSDQNYQSIDSSKGLKAAVHNPNEHPAIEDNGFLVPPGRMALAKLSKTTHSYLGTPFKAFGDDYCLYTTADDFVNPVHPSPYSINACNQKCGADSTYQRCGCVPLGNIGNYTICSHYQYYQCFFNASSSSTTVSSLPGACNCPQPCQQTTYDISVSYALFPSEEAGSFLESRFGFSKEYVKENFIELHIYFDYLKVHDVKQVPVYASSKDLLANIGGQMGLLLGASLMSLLEIAEFFVNCVVLLTKKCWNKLSNLNKVCKVKEYGNTHQN; this is encoded by the exons atggaaaataaaatggATCTAAAAAAAGTGAAGGAAAACAACACGACATTCTTAGAACTGTGGAATAATTTTAAAGGGAGCTGCACAATGCATGGCGTAGGTCATATGTCATTTACGCTGAGATTCCGTTG TGTAATTTGGTTGGCTGCCTTTGGAATATCAACTGGTtatcttttatattttcttcACGAAGAATCGGTTGCATACAATAAACGTCCCTTCATGACATCTGCCTCTGTAAAGAGTGTTGCTTCAATCCAGTTTCCGGCCGTTACCTTTTGCAATATGAGTCCCTATAACAAATCAAAGGTTGCCCCAGACCCTAGAGATTCCACGTACCACATGGCAATTTCTCCGCTGAGTTCTATTGTCGGACCAGTTAATTGGTCAGATCCATATTACCAAGACAACGGGTATTTCAGGTCAAGAACAAATAGTGACATTAAATACAAGACATTGGACAAATCACGGATGATTCTGATGGTTCTGTTTGATAACAAAGATGTAATTGGTGATTTAGAAGAGAAAGTGACCCGGTATGGAATGTGTTACACGTGGAACGCTGATGGATCAGCCACTACAACCTCTACTGGAAACGCCATGAACTTCGTTGCCCTTCTGAACATGAACAGCGACCAGAACTACCAAAGCATAGACAGCAGCAAAGGATTAAAA GCAGCTGTGCATAATCCCAATGAGCATCCAGCAATTGAAGACAATGGATTCCTCGTTCCACCAGGAAGAATGGCATTGGCCAAACTTTCAAAGACAACA CATTCTTATCTTGGTACACCGTTTAAAGCCTTTGGTGATGACTACTGCTTATATACAACCGCTGATGATTTCGTTAACCCTGTGCATCCAAGTCCATACAGCATAAACGCCTGTAACCAAAAGTGTGGAGCTGATAGTACATATCAGCGCTGTGGATGTGTACCACTTGGGAATATAG gAAATTATACAATTTGTTCCCACTACCAATATTATCAGTGTTTTTTCAACGCCTCCTCGTCAA GTACGACAGTTTCAAGTTTACCTGGAGCATGTAATTGTCCACAACCATGCCAACAGACAACTTATGACATCAGCGTCTCCTATGCTCTGTTCCCTTCAGAAGAAGCAGGATCCTTTTTGGAAAGTCGATTTGGTTTTTCAAAAGAATATGTCAa aGAAAACTTTATAGAACTCCACATCTATTTTGATTACCTTAAAGTGCATGATGTGAAACAAGTGCCGGTGTATGCATCTTCAAAAGACCTTTTAG CAAACATTGGCGGTCAGATGGGACTCCTTCTGGGAGCAAGTTTGATGTCCCTACTGGAAATCGCCGAGTTTTTTGTTAACTGTGTGGTTCTTCTGACGAAAAAATGTTGGAATAAATTATCCAATTTGAACAAAGTTTGTAAAGTAAAGGAGTACggtaatacacatcaaaactga